DNA sequence from the Nitrospirae bacterium CG2_30_53_67 genome:
GCCTCTTCAGTCATCCGTCCTTGCGCCACAAGATAGCAGAAGGATGCATATCCGGCCCGTCCCACTCTCCCCCTGAGCTGGTGGAGCTGCGCCAGACCGAACCTCTCGGCGTGTTCGATCACCATGATGGTGGCATTCGGGACGTCGATGCCCACCTCCACAACGGTTGTGGCGACCAGGATCTGGACTTCTTTCCGCTTGAAGGCCTCCATGATCTTCTCTTTTTCTTCGGGGCGCATCCTGCCGTGAAGCAGACCGACGATACGGTGAGGGAAGATCTCCCGTGCAAGATGTTCCGACATCTCCTTGGCGGCGGCAAGATCACTTTTCTCAGTCTCCTCAACCAACGGGTAGATAATGAAGGCCTGGCGTCCTTCCCGGATCTCCCGGTCTATATGCCTGTAGACTCTCTGCCTTTCTCTGCCCCGGACGATTTCCGTTTTTACGGGAGAACGTCCTGATGGCATTTCGTCGATCACCGAGCAATCCAGATCCCCGTATACCGTCAAGGAGAGGGAACGGGGGATCGGGGTTGCCGTCATGACCAGCAGGTCCGGCGCCTCTCCCTTTTGCATGAGCGCGGAACGCTGGATCACGCCGAACCGGTGCTGTTCATCAATAATGACCAGCCCGAGTTTTCGAAAAACCACTTCTTTTTGAATCAGGGCCTGGGTTCCCACCACCACGTCAATCTTCCCCTGCCGGATCGCTTCACGGAGGGCTTCTTTTTCCCGGCCTTTGACCAGACGCGAAAGAAGCGCGGTCTTTTTCCCGAGCCTATCAAAAAAACCATGAAAGTGGAAATAGAGCTGTTCCGCCAGGATTTCGGTCGGGGCCATGACCGCCACCTGATACCCGTTCTCCATGGCTATTCCTGCCGTGACCGCCGCAACCACGGTTTTACCGCACCCGACGTCCCCCTGAAGAAGCCGGCTCATCTGTATGGGCCTCCCCATGTCGCGTTTGATTTCAAGGATGACGCGTTTTTGCGCAGCCGTCAAAGGAAAGGAGAGGCTGCGGATCAGGTCCTTCTCCGCATTCGTGTTGACCTGAAAGGAAATGCCCCGGACCCCCTGGATTCTCCCCTGCCTGTGGATGGCCAGGAGCATCTCAAAGAGGAGAAACTCCTCAAAGATCATCCTCTTGTGATAGCGGCTCCTGCCGGCATTCAAGCTTTCCACAGAGTCTTCCGGTCCGGGAAAATGGAGGTTGAGCACCGATTCCCGCTGTTTCGGAAGGTGGTATGCGGTGACGATCTCCTCGGGGAGAGACTCCTCGATCTCATCGGCATGGGAGGCAAGGAGATCATAAAGAATGGTGCGGATACGGCGCTGTGTCAGGCCTGCCGTGGTGTGGTAAATCGGCACGATCCGGTTGGTGTGTATGGTCTCTTCTTCCCCCTCCTGAAGGATCTCGTATTCCGGGTTTTCCATTTCCACCGCATGGTTGAAGGTGTCCCGTTTCACCTTACCGCTTAAGATCACTTTCTGCCCGGTCTGAAAGACCTTTTTCAGGTAGGCCTGATTGAACCATTTGGCCGTCATCCATCCGGAGCGGTCCTCGATCAGGATCTGAAGAATACGAAACCGTTTTCTGGGAGTGGTGGTGAGGTCAACATTTTTGACCATCCCCTGTACCGTGACAAAACCCTCTTCAGGGAGTTCAGCGATGTGAAGGAGATTCCTGCGGTCTTCATACCGGTACGGAAAGAAAAAAAATAGATCTTCCACGCGATGGATGTCGAGTTTGGCCATCAGGCCTGCTATGCGGACGCCAACCCCTTTAACGTAACGAACAGAATGGGACAGGATGGAGTCGGAGGAGGTGCGATCTTTTGTGATCAGAAAATGGTCCAAGACTCTGTTCATGAATCTCGCTCATCAGCGTATGGGTTTTCTCTGAATGAATCGGCATAAGAAAGAAACCTAAAGAAATTATTTAAGAATCTTTGAACAAGTTGTTGAGTTCTTTGATCAATTCATTAATTTCTACACCGTGAGCTATCGCGCCCTGCTCAATGGTCTCGCCTGCAGCCCCCATGCACCCTATACAGCCCATCTCATATTTGGCAAGGACTTCGGCAGCCTTGGGATGGGCCTGAATGGCCTGGATAAAGGACATATCTTTTGTAATTTTTTGCATAACATCTCCCATCCATTCATTGATGAAGAAAAATTATCTTGCGATCCTTTCGGTTCTATGATAATTTTTCCAAATTATAATCGGTTTTATGAGTATATAAAAGGAGACATTCCATGTCAAGGAAATGTGAGATTTGCGGGAAAGGGCGGCTGACCGGCAACAATGTCAGCCATGCCAACAACAAGACCAAAAAGGTTTCTTATCCCAATATCCAGAGTGTCAGGGCTATTCATCAGGGAAGCGTCAGGAAGATGAACGTCTGTACACGGTGCATTCGTTCCGGCAAGGTCCGGAAGGCATCTTAAGGAAGTTTATGATCCGGTCCAGGAGAAGCATGAACAGGCGTTTCCCTGCATCCGGGTTTCTCAGGGACACGGAATAAAGGAAAATCCGGAAGGGATGACCCCGACCTTCAAATTCTTTCCAAATTGATCTTGAGCCCAGTTCAGCGCATCCAAATAATGTCCGAAAAATATCAAACAGGGAAATCCGCCTTTTGGAATGTTAGGCGTGATGAAGCACAACCGTCCGGTCCTGGATGCCTCGATGACTTTGTATGTGCGGTGTTCGCCGGGTTTCCTGAATCCATAGGCATCCGGTAAACCGCTCTTCTTCAACAGGCTTTCGAAATTCTTTTCAGCCTGGCTTTCTCCTTGGGCATTGAGGCCGGCGAAAACACAGATGATCCCCCCTTTCTTGATCAGGCGTTTTTTTTCCAGGACATAATTAAAAAGACGCGAGGCCTGGTACAGACTCCGATCCTTGGGGGAATCGCAACCCACGAACAGCAGATCGAATGGATCCCGGACTCTATAGGAATAGATCTCTCTTGCAGCCTTTACAGATTCTGTAAAAGACCTTCTTGCTTCTCCCATCGAGTAAAAAGCGATCTCCTTTTGCTGGTTGTTGACCAGATTTAAAGAGTAGACCGGGATATCCAGTTTTCTGCAGACCTCCCATAGAAAATGCTGAAAAGGGTTGGCACGGATATTCGAAACCCTGACCCCCTTCTGTGAAATGTATTCCGGCGAATGTGTATGGAGGATGGTTTCCTGACCCGCCAATCCGATAGCGAGGCATTTGACGCCGCCGCTGAACCCTGCATAAAGATGGGGCTCCACCACGCCGACGGTGATGATGACATCATAAGAAAAAAGCCTCCTGTTCAGGGTGGCGGGGACTCCATGTATGATCGACAAGGCAATGACTTCTTTTGGAGAGTGCTGAACGATCTGATTCTCCCTAATCAAGGGTTCTCCCAAAAAGTCCATGAGGCCGGTTCCGGATAGCCTTTGATGAAGTCCCAGAGAAATCATGAATTCAAATCCGCCGGTGATCTTTTTCAATTCTCCTGCAATGGGTTTCAGGATGGCCCTGGAATGGAAATCCCTGGTAGGGTCGGGAATCACGATACCGACTTTCTTGTTGGAGAAGGCGCTGTGGTTCTTCCTGAAAAAAGTTCTGATGGAGGTTTGCAGAGAAGAAATGGGTATGCCGGGCTGAGCGTCCTGATTATAAAGAAAATCAACTCGGGCCTCTTTTCTAAAACGTAAACGGATTTTGTTTTTTCCTGAGAAGACAAAGCATGAGCCGATATTTTTAATGTCAGCCATTTGAATTGACGGCGGCGGAATGAATCCGCATGGGGAAGATGGATGGTCCCATTCTCCCCATGCGGATTCAGTTGAAGTCAATCAGCCCTTGAGAATCTTCAGCGCCTCCTTGCGGTACGAATCCATCACGTATGGAATACCCGTGACCTTCTCGCACTCTTCGGTCAGTGACATGAGGTCGTTCCTCGTGATGGAAGAGACATTGAAGCAGCGTGCGCCGGCCATGATCTGCTGAAGGCCGATCCTGAGCTTGTCTGAGAAACTGACGATGCCGATGGCGCCGAGCGGGATCTTCTTGATCTCAGCCTTGCCCACCATCTCCACGACCTTTTCGTAGCAGACGAAGATCTCTTCAACGGTGGATCCGTAGGCGCTCACGGTCTTGGGCAGGTCTTTCTCCTTGATCCACTTGTCGATGTTTTTGCCGACCATACCCGGGATCATCAATGCCCGGCCCATGCAGACCGCCTTGGTGTAGGGGCCGCCGAGAGCCAGCGCCTTGAAGATGCCGTCTTCGGAGCTGAAACCTCCGGCAAAGGCCAGATCCGGGACCTTCTCCCCCTGCTTGTCCAGGATCTTTGCGAAATCATACGCGGCGGAATGGAGATAGAGAGACGGTATGCCCCATTCCTCCATCATCCTCCAGGGGCTCATGCCCGTGCCTCCGGGTGCGCCGTCTATGGTCAAAAGGTCAATCTTGGCCTTGGAGCCCCACTTGATGGCCATGGCCAGTTCTCTCAGGCCGTAGGCCCCGGTCTTCAAGGTGATCCTCTTGAATCCCAGTTTCCTGAGCCTTGCCGCCTCGGCATAGAATCCGTCTTCATCAATAAATCCCATACGGCTGTGTCGTTCGAATTCCTTGAGGGCGCCGGCCTTGAAGGCCTGCTGGTTGACCGGATCCGAGGGGTCAGGCGTGACGATATAGCCTCTCTTCTGGAGTTCGAGGGCCCGTTCCAGGGAGTTGACCTTGATCTCACCTCCGATGCACTTGGCGCCCTGTCCCCATTTCAGTTCAATGGTTTCGATCCCGTGCTTGTTGATGATGTATTCGGCCACCCCCAGGCGTGTGTCCTCGACATTCATCTGAATGAGGATCTCACCCATGCCTTTGTGGTAGCGCCGGTATGCCTCGATCCTGCGGTCCATGTCCGGCGCTTCTTTCACTTTTTTGTTCTTGTCCAGGACGAGTTTGGGGTCGATTCCGCAGACGTTCTCCCCGCAGACGATGGTCACGCCGGAGAGTGCGGCGCCCACGGCAAAGTGCTCCCAGTTCTTTCTCGCGATCTCCGTGGATCCTAGAGCGCCGGTGAACACGGGAAGGCTCATCTTGACTTTCTGGGTCCAGCCGTATTCGGTTTCGGTGTTGACATCCGGGAAACGCGCCGTATCCGAATTCCCCTTCACGCCTTTGGGAAGACCTTTGGCCCCCAGGGCATAGCCGTGGATATTAAGATGAGAGTAATCAATCGGGTAGTTCTTGTCCCCGCCGGCCGTGATTTCTCCGAAGGGGCCGGGATAGATCACTTCGCGCCCGCGGAACGTGGCCCTGAAAATTTCGCAGTTGCCCCGGCATCCGTCCATGCAGCGGGTGCAGATTCCGCTTACGGGCGCAACACTCTTTGAACGGTTGAACGTTAATGTCGCTTCGTTGGAATTGGGTTGTTGTAAGTTCATTTTGTTCCTCCTCCTATGTTGGAAATTGAAACGGCTTGCCGCAAGAGACTCTTGATATAAAACCTATCACCTCCTTATCGAATAGATTGAGTAAGAAGTCCGTTGATTCAGGTTGTATCCTGACCGGAAAATGCATCGTCAATTTTACCCGCATTATGCGGCAATGGATTACCAATACTATTAGGAAGCTGCAGGAGAGTCAATAAAAAAAGTCTGAAAAATAGCCTGCAAAAACCCTTATGACGTGGCAGGTCTTGGTTCGTATCGTCTTTTCGCCCCCTGGCCATTAACGGCAATTTTGCCGGATAGGATGTTGCTTTCGCCGGCAGGCTGTCGGCTGGATATGATGCCGATTCGCCTTAATGGAAGTTTCTTGCAACGATTCAAACAGGAAAGGGGTAGAATGCCCGGATCTTTGTCTCTCAAGGTTTGCGGCAAAATTTCCGTTTTTTATTTGAAAATAATCGCCGGATCCTGTATTTTTTCTTTATGAGTGAAAAAACGGAAAAAAAAGAATTGGCTATTCTGCGGCTCCTGCAGAAAGCACAAGGACCGCTCACCAGTTTAAATTTGATTGAGAATCTCCAAGCCATGGGACACGAGGTCAGCGAGCGGACGGTCCGATATTATTTTAAGGAGATGGACCGTAAAGGCCTGACCAAAAACCTCGGCAAAAAAGGCCGGATCATTACAGAGTCGGGCCTCAAGGAATTGGGCGATGCAAGGGTCTTTGACAAGGTCGGCTTTCTGACCGCCAAGATTGATCAGTTGACCTACCGGATGAGTTTCGATCTTCATAAGAAGAGCGGGACGGTCATTGTTAATGTCAGTCTCTTCCATCCCGGTCGGCTTCTCCAACTTTGCCCGCTGATCCAGCGGGTCTTTGATGCGGGGTATGCCATGGGCGCCATGATGGCCCTTTTCAGGCACGGTGAACGGGTGGGGGACATCATCATTCCAAAAAACATGGTGGGGCTCGGCACCGTTTGTTCCATCACACTGAACGGCGTTCTTCTGGCCCACGGGATTCCCACCCACTCCAGTTTCGGCGGCTTACTGGAGCTTCGAGATCACAAACCCACACGATTTGTGGAGATCATCAGATATGACGGGACCAGCCTGGACCCCCTTGAAGTATTCATCAGAAGCGGGATGACCGATTACTCCGGGGCGACCGAAACCGGGAACGGCCGTATCGGGGTGGGTTTCAGGGAAGTGCCGTCGGACAGCCGGGATCGTATTCTGTCGCTGATGCACGAACTCGAGGAAGCGGGACTGGGAGGCTTCTTGATGATCGGCTGGCCCGGACAACCTCTGTTGGAAATTCCGGTGATGGAGGGAAGATTGGGGGCCATTGTCATCGGCGGCCTGAACCCCGTCGCCATTCTTGAAGAAAAGAACATCAAGGTAAGATCAAGGGCCATGGCCGGCATGGTGGAATATGAGAGATTATTTCATTACGGTGAGATGGAGGAACGGATCCGGAAAATCATTTGACGGATCAGATCAAAAGGGTTGCCCAGAGATAGGCCGCGGCCAGAGAGAGGTAGGCCAGGAAACTCACGGCGAGAAGCCATTGCGATGTCTTCCCGGGACGGGACCAGGCCGGAAGGCCGGGGAGGAGGCAGCGGTAGTTTAGAAGGTAGAGGGCGGCGGGAAAGATGACCGTGCCGACGAATCCGATGACCGCGCTGATCAGGATCAGGGGTCCCGGCGCGTCGATCAGCATGGTGAGCGACGTGATGATCGTCAGAACCCCAAGGAAGATGTAATACCAGTGCCGCATGGCAAAACGCCGGCTCCTTGGAAAAAGGATATAAACAATATCCGCCTGGATGCGGCTTACGGCGTCCGCGGTGGCGAGCCAGGTGTCGGTGAGAAAGGCCGCGGCCACGATCAGGAAGATCACGCGTCCGAGAGGGCCCCAGCTCACCTCGAAAAAGCGGCTCTGCACCACAGCCAGTTCGTAATCCTGAGGGAGCAGTCCCTTGGGGAAGAGGAGGGCGTAGGATAGGAGACAGGTCATGAGGGTCGTGAAGAGATTCCCTCCGATACCGATCAGGGTGTCCAGAGAAAGAAAACGCTGCCACGACTTCCACCGGACTATGTTTTCAGGGGAATCGTCAGGCAGGTTCCCCCGGGTCGTGATGGTCTCCGGTTTGCCCGTGATGGGACCGGTGATCCGTCCGGCATGCGAGGCCATGCCGCTCCCCTTGTCTCGGAGCCAGTAGGAATAAAAGAGGATCCAGAACCCACCGAGCCCGGCGAAGGTGATGGCCGTCAGAAGTTTGGTGGCATCCCGGTTGTCCCAGGGCCGGGGGATCGGCCCCGGGGGGCCGAAGAGGCCCTTGAAGAATTCCGGCGCCGCACTTAAGACATCCGGCTGAAGGCATGCCCACATCAGTCCCGCGACCGTGATCAGCGCCACGGCCTTCATGAAGTTTTCGATCATGGTGTAGATCACGCGGCTGAAAAGAATCGCGGTCAAAAAAACCGCAATGGAGGCATAACCCCAGAAAAGGGTCTGGCCCCTCGGGCTCCAGTCATGAGGGAAATGCGTGAGCGCCGCCAAGGCGGTCCCGCCTGCCGAGGCGAATGCCCCGAACCAGAGAAAAGAAAGCGTCATCAGGATCCAGAGAAAAATACCGAACCACCGGTTCAGCCGGATGAAGCCGTGGAAGATGCTTTCACCGGTGAGCAGGGTATAGCGTCCGATCTCCAGATTCAGGGGATACTGGAGCAGGCAGGCCGGAATGAGAAGGAAGAGAAAGGTCAGACCGTATTTGGCAATCATATACGGCCACCAGATCAGTTCCCCGCTCCCCTGAGCCAGTGCCATCCAGATGATGCCGGGACCCAGTGCCGCCCACCATCCCGGAAAGAAGGGGAGGGGCTTGCGGCCAAGCGATTGGAACCTGTTTGAATCGGGCACGTGAAACCCCTTCGCTGTTATCTCCCCTTGAAGATGGATCCCAGAATCCCGCGCACGATCTGCCGCCCTATCCGGCTGCCGATGCTCCGCGCCACACGGAGATATCCAGAGGGTTCTGCGTTACAAAATAGATGCCGACACCCTTTGGACCGGATCAGGCGGACCACCTGCTCAACCTTTTCCAGCAGCGCCTTGGGCGCATCCTTAAACAAGAGATGCGCCTCATCGAAGAAGAAAACAAAGGGGTTTCCCCCTGTCCGACAAAAATACCCGGAGTCCCGGTCATATTCGGCGCCCCTTCATGAAGAGCATGGTCTATTCGAGCATAATTAGATGATTCTATTACCCTGTTTATCCCTGTTTGTCAACAGCTTTGACACGGGAATATCATGGTTGACATAGGGTCTGCATTAGTGGTATGAAAAGAATGGTTCTTTCGTAAGAAAGTTGAACGGCTATAGAAATTAAAAATAAAGAATCAAAAATCAAAATGACATTTCCCGATCAGGATATAACTGCCGGAGGTTCTCTTGATTCCAGTCATCCTTTTCCTTCTCTCCATCGGACTGCAACTCACAGCGGCCCTGTTTGCCCTTCTGCTGATCCGTACAACAGGCCGAAAGCTTGCGTGGATTTTTCTTTCTATGGCCATGGTGCTGATGATATGGCGCCGTGTGGTGTCCTTTGTTTCACTGCTTGCCGCCGGCAAGGCCATAACTTTTGAACTTCCTGAACTCATCGCCCTCATCATTTCCTGCCTCATGCTGGCGGGTGTCCTTCGCATCGGGGTTTACTTTCGATCCATCCGGAGAGCGGAAGAAGATCGCCAAAAGGCGGAGGAGGATCTGCGCAAGAGCGACGCAAAGTTCCGACAAATCTCCGGCCAGTTCCACGCCCTGCTCGATGCCATTCCGGACAACCTCACGCTCCAATCGCCGGATCTCAAGGTGCTCTGGGCGAACAACGGCGCGGCCGACGGACTGAACAAAAAACCGGAGGATCTGGTCGGCGCTTACTGCTACACCCTTTGGCACAACAGGACGGAGCCATGCCATCCCTGTCCTGTTCTAAAAAGCTTTTCTACGGGAAAACCAGCCTCCGAAACTGTCACCACGCCTGACGGCAGGATATGGGAACTCAGGACGGCGCCGATTCAAGAGTCCGGACGCGTCATCAATGTGATTGAGGTCGGCAGGGACATCAGCGAACATCGGAAACTGGAGGCGCAATATCTTCAAGCTCAGAAGATGGAAGCCATCGGACAGCTTGCGGGGGGCGTGGCGCATGACTTCAACAATATCCTTACAGCGGTTATCGGTTATGGACATCTGGCCCTTATGCAGACGGCCAAAGACGACCCGCAGCGGGTGAACATCGAAAACATGCTTGAGGGGGCAGAGCGGGCTGCCCGCCTTACCCAAGACCTTCTTCTCTTCAGCAGAAAACAGGCGAGCGAGCTGAAGCCTGTGGATCTGAACACCGTGGTTAGTCAGGTCGAGAAATTTCTAAAGAAGGTCATCGGAGAAGATATTGAATTTCAAACCAATCTAAAAGACAGGCCGATAACGGTCCTCGCCGACCCCCATCAGCTTGAGCAGGTGCTGATGAATCTCGCAACCAACGCCCGTGACGCCATGCCGAAAGGCGGTGTTTTTACCGTTCAAACGGAACAGATCAATCTGAACGAAGATTTCACAGCGTTCCACGGCTTCGGCAGGCCCGGCCGTTATGCGATGATGACCGTGTCGGACACCGGTACCGGCATGGATAAAGAGATGCGTCAGCATATCTTCGAGCCCTTCTTCACAACCAAAGAGGTCGGCAAAGGCACGGGTCTCGGCCTGGCCGTGGTGTACGGCATCATCA
Encoded proteins:
- a CDS encoding ATP-dependent DNA helicase RecG, translated to MNRVLDHFLITKDRTSSDSILSHSVRYVKGVGVRIAGLMAKLDIHRVEDLFFFFPYRYEDRRNLLHIAELPEEGFVTVQGMVKNVDLTTTPRKRFRILQILIEDRSGWMTAKWFNQAYLKKVFQTGQKVILSGKVKRDTFNHAVEMENPEYEILQEGEEETIHTNRIVPIYHTTAGLTQRRIRTILYDLLASHADEIEESLPEEIVTAYHLPKQRESVLNLHFPGPEDSVESLNAGRSRYHKRMIFEEFLLFEMLLAIHRQGRIQGVRGISFQVNTNAEKDLIRSLSFPLTAAQKRVILEIKRDMGRPIQMSRLLQGDVGCGKTVVAAVTAGIAMENGYQVAVMAPTEILAEQLYFHFHGFFDRLGKKTALLSRLVKGREKEALREAIRQGKIDVVVGTQALIQKEVVFRKLGLVIIDEQHRFGVIQRSALMQKGEAPDLLVMTATPIPRSLSLTVYGDLDCSVIDEMPSGRSPVKTEIVRGRERQRVYRHIDREIREGRQAFIIYPLVEETEKSDLAAAKEMSEHLAREIFPHRIVGLLHGRMRPEEKEKIMEAFKRKEVQILVATTVVEVGIDVPNATIMVIEHAERFGLAQLHQLRGRVGRAGYASFCYLVAQGRMTEEASRRLSIMAKTSNGFEIAEEDLSIRGPGEFFGKRQSGMPDMRIGNIVRDIRILEAARQEAFSRIQRDPLLHEPGNQRMISEIRRRYAEKTELIRVG
- a CDS encoding disulfide oxidoreductase, which gives rise to MGDVMQKITKDMSFIQAIQAHPKAAEVLAKYEMGCIGCMGAAGETIEQGAIAHGVEINELIKELNNLFKDS
- a CDS encoding 50S ribosomal protein L28; its protein translation is MSRKCEICGKGRLTGNNVSHANNKTKKVSYPNIQSVRAIHQGSVRKMNVCTRCIRSGKVRKAS
- a CDS encoding FMN-binding glutamate synthase family protein; translated protein: MNLQQPNSNEATLTFNRSKSVAPVSGICTRCMDGCRGNCEIFRATFRGREVIYPGPFGEITAGGDKNYPIDYSHLNIHGYALGAKGLPKGVKGNSDTARFPDVNTETEYGWTQKVKMSLPVFTGALGSTEIARKNWEHFAVGAALSGVTIVCGENVCGIDPKLVLDKNKKVKEAPDMDRRIEAYRRYHKGMGEILIQMNVEDTRLGVAEYIINKHGIETIELKWGQGAKCIGGEIKVNSLERALELQKRGYIVTPDPSDPVNQQAFKAGALKEFERHSRMGFIDEDGFYAEAARLRKLGFKRITLKTGAYGLRELAMAIKWGSKAKIDLLTIDGAPGGTGMSPWRMMEEWGIPSLYLHSAAYDFAKILDKQGEKVPDLAFAGGFSSEDGIFKALALGGPYTKAVCMGRALMIPGMVGKNIDKWIKEKDLPKTVSAYGSTVEEIFVCYEKVVEMVGKAEIKKIPLGAIGIVSFSDKLRIGLQQIMAGARCFNVSSITRNDLMSLTEECEKVTGIPYVMDSYRKEALKILKG